AACTGCACGGCTGGGTATTCAAACGAAATACCAATCGGAAACTCCCCGGACGCCGCCAGCTTGCACGGCTTGGAGCCGGAGTGAACGTACTGCCCGATGTTCTGGTGCAGGTCGTCCATGTACCGCCAGCCTTGTTTCTCGCCGAAGGTTTGCAACCAGGCGCTCACGTCCAGAAAGCCGGTGCCCGAGGACGCCGGGTTGGGCATGACGATCTTGCCTTTGTATTCAGGCTTGGTCAGGTCCTGCCAACTCACCGGCTTGCTCAGGCCCTGTTTCTCGGCTTCGACGGTGTTGAAGCAAATGGTCGCGGCCCACACGTCCATGCCGACCCAGGCCGGTGGGTTGGCGGCGTCGCGGTAGTTCTTGCCGATCTTGTCCAGGTCTTTCGGGGCATAGCTGTCGAGCATGCCTTGTTGATCGAGAATCGCCAAGCTGGAGGCGGCCAGGCCCCACACCACATCGGCCTGCGGGCGGTCTTTTTCGGCCAGCAGCTTGGCGGTGATGATGCCGGTGGAATCGCGCACCCACTTGATCTCGACGTCCGGGTTGGCCTGCTCGAAGGCCTTTTTGTAGGTTTTCAATTGCTCGGCTTCAAGGGCCGTGTACACAGTCAGTTCGGTTTTGGCGAACGCATTCAGGCTGAATGCAGTGAGTACGGCAGCGACCAGCGCCAGTGGCTTGAACATCGAATACCTCCTTTGAAGAGTCATTGCCCGGGCGCGGTTTGGCGCCAGGCTTGGGAGCGGCGCAAGGCGCCACGTGAGGCCCACGCCAGCAACAGCGAGACGCTGCCTGAGGTGAACAGAATCAGAGTCGACATGGCCGCCGCGCCGCCCACATTGCCGGCGTCATCCATGTTCAACACGGCGACGGCGGCGAGGATGGTGTCGGGGCTGTAGAGGAAGATCGCGGCAGAGACGGTGGTCATAGCCGACACGAACAGGTACCGCAGGATGTCCAGCAGCGCGGGCAGGCAGATCGGCACCGTCACTTTCAGGTAATGGCGGTAGAGCGGCGCCTTGAGGGACAGTGCGGCGGCTTCGAACTCGACGTCCAGCTGGCGCAGCGCGGTGGTGGCGGTCATCTGCGCAGTGGTCAAATAATGCGCAATGGTGCACACCACCAGCAGCGCCATGCTGCCGTAGAACACGTGCAGCGGGTTGCCGCCGAGGTTGAAAAAGAACACGTAGCCCAGGCCCAACACCAGGCCAGGCACAGCCATCGGCACAAAGCTGAGCAGGCGCAGGGCCAGGTTCAGGCCCTGTTGGCCCCTGGTTTTTTCCATCAGGTAGGCGCCGGTGAAAATCAGCACACTGCCAATCAGCGCCGTGCACAGCGCCAGGGTCAGGCTGTTGCGGTAGGCCAGCCAGCCGCCGCCGGCGGTGTCTTCGAACTGGTAGTGGTTCAACGACAGCGACAGGTTGTAGGGCCAGAATTTGACCAGCGAGGAGTACACGGCCATGCCGAACACCAACAGCAGTGCCGCGCAGATCAGCAGCACGACCGCCAGGTAGCAGCCGTCCCTTGAACGCGACGGCAGCGGTTGGAACACCTGCGCGCGGCCGCTCATGGCATCACCCTGACGGCGCCGCAACCACGCATCCACGCCAAAGCTGAACAGCGCCGGCAATAGCAGCACCATGCCGATCAAGGCGCCACGACCGAACTGTTGCTGGCCGACCACCGCTTTGTAGGCCTCCAGCGCCAGCACCTGATAGTCCCCGCCTACCACCACGGGCACGCCGAAGTCGGTGATGGTCAGGGTGAACACCAGGCAGAACGCCGCGAACACCGCCTGGCGCGTGGCCGGCCAGGTGATGCTGCGAAACGCCCGGGCGGGGCTGGCGCCCATGCTGGAGGCGGCGTCGAACAAGCGCGCATCCGCCAGCGACAAGGCAGACAGCAGAATCATCAGGGCATGTGGGAAGGTGTAAATCACTTCGCCCAGCACAATGCCCCAGAAGCCGTAGATATTGTCCGAGAGCAGACCGCGCAACAGCCCCTGGTTGCCGAACAGATACACCAGCGCGATGCCCGGCAACATCGAAGGCGCCATCAACGGCAGCAGCGACACGCCGCGCCAGATCACCTTGCCCGGAATCAACGTGCGCTGCAGCGCGTAGGCAAACAGATAGGCCAGCGGTACGACGAAGGCCGCGACGCTCAGGGAGACTTTCAGGCTGTTGCCCAGTAACCAGTGGAAGTTGGCACTGCTCAGCAGTTCCCGTGCGGCCACCAGGCCGCCGCCCTGCCCGGCTTCGCTGCTGAAGCCGCGCCAGAAGATCGCCAGCAGCGGCAGCAGCACCGCCACGACCAACAGGCCCAGCCAGAGTACTTTGCCGCCGACCACGAACAGGCGGTCGCCCATTTCAGCGCGGGAG
Above is a genomic segment from Pseudomonas sp. R5-89-07 containing:
- a CDS encoding putative 2-aminoethylphosphonate ABC transporter substrate-binding protein produces the protein MFKPLALVAAVLTAFSLNAFAKTELTVYTALEAEQLKTYKKAFEQANPDVEIKWVRDSTGIITAKLLAEKDRPQADVVWGLAASSLAILDQQGMLDSYAPKDLDKIGKNYRDAANPPAWVGMDVWAATICFNTVEAEKQGLSKPVSWQDLTKPEYKGKIVMPNPASSGTGFLDVSAWLQTFGEKQGWRYMDDLHQNIGQYVHSGSKPCKLAASGEFPIGISFEYPAVQLKRQGAPLDIILPKEGLGWDIEATAVIKGTSHADAARKLADFSASPAAMELYKDNFAVLAQPGIAKPQTELPADYEQRLIKNDFAWASKNRDSILTEWRKRYDGKSEKVAGQ
- a CDS encoding putative 2-aminoethylphosphonate ABC transporter permease subunit, with the translated sequence MAVDSALTLPRTVSRAEMGDRLFVVGGKVLWLGLLVVAVLLPLLAIFWRGFSSEAGQGGGLVAARELLSSANFHWLLGNSLKVSLSVAAFVVPLAYLFAYALQRTLIPGKVIWRGVSLLPLMAPSMLPGIALVYLFGNQGLLRGLLSDNIYGFWGIVLGEVIYTFPHALMILLSALSLADARLFDAASSMGASPARAFRSITWPATRQAVFAAFCLVFTLTITDFGVPVVVGGDYQVLALEAYKAVVGQQQFGRGALIGMVLLLPALFSFGVDAWLRRRQGDAMSGRAQVFQPLPSRSRDGCYLAVVLLICAALLLVFGMAVYSSLVKFWPYNLSLSLNHYQFEDTAGGGWLAYRNSLTLALCTALIGSVLIFTGAYLMEKTRGQQGLNLALRLLSFVPMAVPGLVLGLGYVFFFNLGGNPLHVFYGSMALLVVCTIAHYLTTAQMTATTALRQLDVEFEAAALSLKAPLYRHYLKVTVPICLPALLDILRYLFVSAMTTVSAAIFLYSPDTILAAVAVLNMDDAGNVGGAAAMSTLILFTSGSVSLLLAWASRGALRRSQAWRQTAPGQ